One window from the genome of Rufibacter tibetensis encodes:
- a CDS encoding DEAD/DEAH box helicase produces the protein MIEEENENLAPEQDEHIAPEATEETAQEEEALPSFEDFKLNKQLLNAISELGYQKPTPVQTQTIPLAMAGHDVMGIAQTGTGKTAAYVLPLLMKVKYAQGKHPRALILAPTRELVMQIEENIHKFSAYLDLRTVGIYGGVGPKTQIERIQAGIDVLVATPGRLIDIYRKGELHLKELKTLVLDEADKMMDMGFMPQIRQILEIIPRKRQNLLFSATMHERVHILSEEFLEFPMVVEVTPQATPVETVSQKLYRVPNLRTKIALLEYLFKDKETFNRVMIFTRSKTNADNVSSFLDRKGQGGVRVVHGNKGQNTRINAVEAFRDGEVRYLVATDVAARGIDINDVSHVINFDVPIIYEDYVHRIGRTGRAEQKGASIIFANEAEMHHIERIEKLIKMKIPEASLPEEVRVHETPFEEQQAINKELDNQKRRDDPDFKGAFHEKKARPQYENKGKGEKVRDLKKAGWKKTKAGGGSKRKSR, from the coding sequence ATGATAGAAGAAGAAAACGAAAATCTTGCCCCGGAGCAGGACGAACACATAGCCCCAGAGGCAACGGAGGAAACCGCGCAGGAAGAAGAGGCGCTGCCTAGTTTTGAAGATTTCAAGCTGAACAAACAGTTGCTGAACGCCATTTCTGAGCTTGGTTACCAGAAACCCACACCGGTTCAAACCCAGACCATTCCGTTGGCCATGGCCGGGCATGACGTGATGGGCATTGCGCAAACAGGTACGGGCAAAACGGCCGCCTACGTGTTGCCGTTGCTTATGAAAGTAAAGTACGCCCAAGGCAAACACCCCCGTGCCCTCATCTTAGCGCCCACCCGCGAGCTGGTGATGCAGATAGAAGAGAACATCCACAAATTCAGTGCTTACTTAGATTTGCGCACCGTAGGCATCTACGGCGGCGTGGGACCTAAAACTCAGATTGAGCGCATCCAAGCCGGTATTGATGTTCTGGTAGCCACGCCTGGGCGCCTCATAGACATCTACCGCAAAGGCGAACTGCACCTGAAAGAACTAAAAACGCTGGTGCTGGACGAAGCCGACAAGATGATGGACATGGGCTTTATGCCCCAGATCAGGCAAATTTTAGAAATAATACCCCGTAAACGGCAAAACCTGCTGTTCTCCGCAACCATGCACGAACGGGTGCATATCTTGTCTGAGGAGTTTCTTGAGTTCCCAATGGTGGTAGAAGTAACCCCGCAAGCCACTCCGGTGGAAACGGTGAGCCAGAAACTGTACCGGGTGCCTAACCTGCGTACCAAGATTGCTTTGCTGGAGTACCTGTTCAAGGATAAGGAGACGTTTAACCGCGTCATGATCTTTACCCGCAGCAAAACCAACGCCGATAATGTGAGTTCTTTCCTGGACCGGAAAGGCCAGGGTGGTGTTCGCGTGGTACACGGAAACAAAGGCCAGAACACCCGCATCAACGCCGTAGAGGCTTTCAGAGACGGAGAAGTCCGCTATCTGGTAGCCACTGACGTAGCAGCCCGCGGCATCGACATCAATGATGTAAGCCACGTGATCAACTTTGACGTGCCTATTATCTATGAGGATTATGTGCACCGCATCGGCCGTACCGGAAGAGCCGAACAGAAAGGTGCTTCCATCATCTTCGCGAACGAAGCTGAGATGCATCACATTGAGCGCATTGAGAAGCTGATTAAAATGAAAATACCGGAGGCTTCCCTGCCAGAGGAGGTACGGGTGCACGAAACACCTTTTGAAGAGCAACAGGCCATCAACAAGGAGCTTGACAACCAAAAGCGCCGTGATGACCCAGACTTCAAAGGAGCGTTCCACGAGAAAAAGGCCCGTCCGCAGTACGAGAACAAAGGCAAAGGCGAAAAAGTGAGAGACTTGAAGAAAGCCGGCTGGAAGAAAACCAAAGCCGGTGGCGGCAGCAAGCGCAAAAGCCGGTAA